The following is a genomic window from Thaumasiovibrio subtropicus.
ACTACGTAATTCGTACTGACGAGCAAAGTGCTAAAGTCGTTGCAAACCAAATTATTAAGTTGCTAGAAGAGCGCTAATTATCTATTGAAGGGGCATACCATGGAAAGGTTAACTGTCAGCTTAGCGGAGAGAAGCTATCCTATTTCGATTGATAAAGGACTATTTCAAGACAGTTCACTGTTTGAAATGGTTGCTGATCGTCAAGTGGTGGTAATCAGTAACGAAACGGTTGCCCCTCTCTATGCGGACAAGCTGATAGCAACACTGTCGCCACTGGCAAAGCAGGTTCACTTGCTTTCTTTGCCTGATGGCGAGCAATATAAATCGTTAGCCACATTTAACGATATTATGACCTTTCTACTCGAGCGCAATCTCGGTCGAGATGTGTTGCTGGTTGCGCTCGGTGGTGGTGTGATTGGTGATGTGGTGGGTTACGCCGCGGCCAGTTTTCACCGTGGTGTCGACTTTATCCAAGTGCCTACAACCTTGCTTTCCCAAGTTGATTCCTCCGTAGGAGGGAAGACAGCGGTCAACCATCCGCTGGGTAAGAACATGATCGGTGCGTTTTATCAGCCGCTCAGTGTTGTAATTGACACCGACTGCTTACAAACGCTACCGGCGCGTGAATACGCAGCTGGTGTTGCTGAAGTGATTAAATACGGCATTATTGCAGATCATGATTTCTTTGTTTGGTTAGAAGACAACATGGATGCGCTAGTGCGGCAAGAACAAGCAGCATTGAGCTATGCAATTCGTCGTTGTTGCCAGATTAAAGCTGATGTTGTCGCTGAAGATGAGCGTGAATCGGGTGTACGGGCCCTGCTGAACTTAGGCCACACTTTTGGTCATGCCATTGAAGCGGAAATGGGCTACGGGAACTGGTTGCATGGTGAAGCGGTTGCTGCGGGTACCGTGCTAGCAGCTCAAACGGCGCATGCTTTGGGTATGGTGTCTGCTGAACTTGTGGAACGTGTCCGACAATTGCTACTAAAGGCTCAACTCCCTGTTTCAAAACCTGATACCATGACATTTGAAGCGTTTATGCGTCATATGGCGCGTGACAAAAAGGTGTTAGCAGGTCAATTACGCTTTGTGTTGCCAATGGGTATTGGCAGTGCGAAAGTCGTGGCAGGTGTTAGCGAAGATATTCTGCATCAGGTCATTGATGCAAACTAGGTAGCACAACTATGAGTACAGCGGTCAGCTTACCAGTCATTGAGCTGGAAAGTCAGATCCACGTTTTAAACCGACTGCAGTTTCTTACTCGTTTTAGTTCGAATCTCATCCAGGTTACCGGACCGCAAGGAGCCGGTAAATCCTTTCTTGCTCAGCATTATCTGAGTCACTGGGCACAAGACTCTCACCAAGCCTATCTGATCTGCCATACTCAACAGCAGGATGCGCAACACCGTGCGATTTTAATCGATCAATTATTCAAAGGCGCGGTGTTTAACGAGCAAGATACACTTTCCCAAAGCATTCAACATCTGCTTGGCGATAGCGCGAGTAATATCCTGATCGTTATCGATGATGCCGATTTGCTTAGTCCAGCGATGATTGGTGATCTTTGGGCGCTTGTGCAAGATGCAAGTCGGCTGAAGCACTTGCAGGTAAATGTACTGCTATTTGCGTTAGAAGGTCGATTGGATAACTACCTGAGCAAAGTTTCCCATGGACAAGGCTCAACTCCGATTGAAGTTGAGCTTAACCCACTGCAAGACGCTGAGGTGCAACAGTTTGTCGATATACTTATTGCTCACTTACGCTTAGATGCGAATCAACGTCGTGATATTCGTACCCAGCTAGAGGTGACTCCACCCTGGCCTGGCGCATTGGCAGCACTACAACATCAAGAGGCAGACGATATGGCCAAGAAAGCCAACCGTACCATTCCTATTTTGGCCGCTATTTTTGTGGTCTTGACCTTGATTGGTGCGGGATTGATATTCTACTTCTTCCCCGCAAGTGGAAGTCGTGAGCCGGAAGTTATCTCCGTCATGGATGAAGATACGGATGTCGACTTTGAAACTGCGATCCAATCACCGCCGGGTGTGCAAGAAGATCTTCCGTCCATAGAAACGGGGCCATTTGAAGTACCAGCAGGGTTTGAATCTAGTGTATCGGCAGCGGAAAACGTTGCTAACCTATCCGGTGCGCAAAGCGCAGAGTCACAAAGTGCAGAGATGACAGACTCGCGAGTTACCGATGACGATCGCATGCTACCTCAAGAGGTGATCACCGATGGATTGACGGTTGGGCGTCTGGATGAGCGTGAGCGAGTTGTTGTTCCGGGTGAAGTGGTTGACTCTATTATTACCGAACAAGAAGCGGGTGGAGATGGTAGCGTAGCAATGAGTGAGCAGCCTGAACTCGCCGCAGTAGTTGAAAATATATTGGATAGCAGCGTAAGCGAGGCAGCGCCGATGAACGATACGCCTGTTGTCACAACTGAAACAGCGACACCGTCAGCGGAAGTCACGATTCGTGAACCAGAAGATACGGCGACTGTAACTACACCGCCACCAAGTAGCGCATCTAGCCGCCCTGGTACTGAGCTAAAACAGATTGCCGCTAATCGATATGCGCTGCAACTGGCCGCTGTCCGCAGTCAAGCGGCAGCGCAGCAGTTTATTCAAGAAGTCGAAATGGCAGGTCAAGCATCTATATACCAAACCGTACGTAATGGAGGTGATTGGTATATTGTTGTGACTGGCAGTTATCCATCGATTGAAGCGGCACGCCGGGCTGAGTTTTCCCTGCCCGCAAAAGCCCAAGAAGTACAGCCTTGGGTGAAATCTTATCGTCAAATCCACTTGGAAATTGATAGAGCAAATTAACGCTGAGAGATGTTGAAAAATAAGGTACAATCCGCCACCTTTCGTGTTTTGTTGGTGGTGGAAGAGCTTAAATGAAGAAGCATCGCGCATTCCTTAAGTGGGCTGGCGGAAAATATTCGCTGGTAGAGGATATTGAGCGTCATTTGCCGCCATCACGCAAATTAATAGAGCCTTTCGTTGGGGCTGGGTCGGTATTTTTGAATACGGACTATGACCAGTACCTTCTTGCGGACATCAATCCTGATTTGATCAACCTTTACAACATCTTAAAGAAAGAGCCGAAGCGCTTTATTGAAGATGCAAAAGGGATGTTTGATCAAGCACACAATGTCAAAAGCGTTTATCTGGGGATTCGTGATGAATTCAATCAGACTCAAGATCCTTATGTGCGCTCACTCTATTTCCTTTACATGAACCGTCATGGCTTTAATGGTTTGTGTCGCTACAACAAAAAGGGTGGCTTTAATGTGCCGTTTGGCTCGTACAAAAAGCCCTATTTCCCAGAAGCGGAAATGGAGTTTTTTGCGGAAAAATCAAAGCGCGCCACATTTGTTTGTGAAAGCTATGTCGAGACCTTCAAGAAAGCGCGTAAGGGCAGTGTGATTTATTGTGATCCACCGTACGCACCGCTTTCAACCACGGCAAACTTCACGTCTTATGCTGGGAATGGGTTTAGTTTAGATGACCAAGCAACCTTGGCCGATTGTGCTGAACATGCTGCGCAAAACAAGCAAGTGCCTGTCCTTATTTCGAATCATGATACAGCACTGACGCGACGTCTCTATCATGGCGCATCCTTATCCGTCGTCAAAGTGAAGCGAACAATTAGTCGCAATGGGAGTGGTCGTAACAAAGTGGATGAGTTGCTGGCACTCTTTCAATCGGCCAAAGATAACGTGAGCCAGTAATCGCATCCGATTAACCACCAACGACTTGCTTTACAATCATCACTAAGCCAAGCACAAAGAATGCAATCATCGCTATCCCTATCAATAGGTAGGGGAGCGGGCTACGTTGTTTAAAATCTCGTTCTCTGTGCTCTTCAGACTGCACGCCGAATAGCGCCGATAAAACACTCATCAAAATTTCCCAAGTCGAATTGGGTTTGTGTAGGTTACGACGTGTCACAGGGTATCCTTTTGGTTGTGATATCGGGTAGAATTGCGCCACTTAATCGACATGCCACAAGAGAACCGACATGAAAGACTTCCTGATTGCTCCATCGATCCTATCTGCTGATTTCGCTCGTTTAGGTGAAGACGTTGAAAAAGTCCTCGCTGCTGGTGCAGATGTGGTGCATTTCGACGTGATGGATAATCACTATGTACCTAACCTAACCTTCGGTGCGCCAATTTGTAAAGCACTTCGCGACTACGGTATTACTGCACCTATCGACGTTCACTTGATGGTGAAACCCGTTGACCGCATTATTCCTGATTTTGCAAAAGCGGGTGCTAGCATGATCACTTTCCATGTAGAAGCGTCTGAGCATGTTGATCGCACGCTACAGCTGATCAAAGAGCACGGTTGTCAGGCGGGTTTGGTCTTTAACCCAGCAACCCCACTTTCTGTTCTAGATTACGTGATGGATAAAGTCGACCTTATCCTTCTGATGTCTGTTAACCCAGGTTTTGGCGGACAATCATTTATTCCGGGCACCTTAGATAAACTTCGTGAGGTCCGCCGCCGTATAGATGAGTCAGGCCGCGATATTCGTCTTGAAATCGACGGCGGGGTTAAAGTCGACAACATTCGTGAAATTGCCGAAGCCGGTGCTGACATGTTTGTTGCTGGCTCAGCAATTTTCAATCAGCCAGACTACAAAGCCGTTATCGATGAGATGCGCGCTGAACTGGCAAAAGTAAAGGGTTAATAGATGCAGTTTGAAGGGATTCGCCTGATTGCCTTTGATCTTGATGGTACGCTACTCGATAGCGTGCCTGATCTTGCAGTAGGGCTCGATCGCGCGTTACGCGCGTTTGATATGCCAGGAGCGACTATCGAACAGGTGAAAACCTGGATCGGTAATGGGGCCGATGTGCTGGTTGCGCGTGGAATGAGTCAATCATTGACGCCAAGTGACGACTTGGACCCCAAGGTACACGCACAAGTGCGAGCTCGGTTTGACCAAGAGTATGAAGCGACGGGACATACGGGCAGTGAACTGTATGCGGGTGTGAAGGAGACATTGAGCCAATTGCATGCCGCGGGGTATACGATGGCGCTCGTCACCAACAAGCCGTCTCAGTTTGTGCCGCATGTTCTGGAGCAGCAAGGTATCAAACACTTTTTCAGTGATATTATTGGTGGCGATACCTTTCCTGTGAAAAAACCTGATCCAACGGCCCTTAACTGGCTCTTGGATAAGCATCAGCTCTCTGCGAAGGAAATGTTGATGGTGGGTGACTCTAAAAATGACATTTTGGCCGCAAAAAACGCGGGTTGTCCGGTTGTCGGTCTGACATATGGATACAATCATGGTGAACCAATTGCGCTCAGTGAGCCAAATATTGTTCTAGAGCACTTTAGTCAACTGCGTGATACCGTTAAACTAGAGCGCGAGTACAACATGGGCTGAAGCCCGAAAGAGACGAGATAGGAACTTGCATGACCAAACCCATTGTATTTAGTGGCGTACAGCCTTCTGGTGAATTAAGTATTGGTAACTATTTAGGTGCGTTGCGTCAGTGGGAGCAAATGCAGGATGACTATGATTGTCACTACTGTGTTGTTGACCTACACGCCATTACCGTGCGCCAAGATCCCAAGGCGTTGCACGAAGCGACCTTGGATGCACTTGCAACCTGTTTAGCGGTTGGCGTATCGCCTGAGAAAAGTACACTGTTTGTACAGTCTCATGCGCCTGAACACGCACAGCTAGGTTGGGTGTTGAACTGCTATACACAAGTCGGTGAGTTAAACCGCATGACGCAGTTTAAAGATAAGTCTGCACGTTACGCTAATGACGTAAACGCGGGTCTATTTGACTACCCTGTATTGATGGCGGCCGATATTCTTCTCTATGGCACCCACCAAGTTCCGGTAGGCAATGACCAAAAACAGCACTTGGAACTTGCCCGAGATATCGCGACGCGTTTTAACAACATCTACGGCGATACCTTTGTGGTGCCAGAACCGTATATTCCAACCGCGAATGCACGCGTAATGAGCCTGCAAGACGCGACGAAGAAAATGTCGAAGTCTGATGATAACCGTAAGAACGTGATTACTTTGCTCGAAGATCCGAAATCGATCATCAAGAAGATCAACAAGGCACAAACCGATACCGATACTCCGCCTCGTATCGCTTACGATGTTGAAAACAAAGCGGGTATTGCGAACTTGATGGGACTATATTCAGCCGCCACTGGGCTAAGCTTTGCTGATATTGAAGCCAAGTATGCCGGGGTTGAGATGTATGGTCCGTTCAAGAAAGATCTTGGCGAAGCTTTAGTCGCCATGTTGGAACCTGTACAGTCTGAATACAAGCGTATTCGTGCTGACCGTGCTTACATGGATGCAGTGATGCGTACCGGGGCGGAAAAAGCGTCTGCTCGTGCTAGTCAGATCCTCGAAAAAGTCTACGCAGCGGTTGGTTTTGTGGGACGCCCATAGTGGCCATCGATTGCGGTTAAAACAGAAAGCCACGCAGTGCGTGGCTTCAGATTGATGACGAACCCCGCTTTTTAAGCGGGGTTCTTTTTTGGAAGCGACCGTAGGTCGCGATCGCGATATTTTTTGCTATGTCGTGCGCAGAAGTTTCCGTTCATTACATAGGCATACAGAAGCAAGTATTTGCCTCATTTCTGCCATGTTTAAGCCTATTTTTCGGAGATAGTTCATCACCAGCGCTATCTTCTTGATGTTTTGGGCTGCCGCTGCCAACCAACATTGCATTTGCACATTGGCTAGACCGCGGAAGCGAGCATAACGATGACCGTGATGTTGCTTAGCGTCTGCAAAGCTACGTTCTACTGTTTCACTTCGACGTCTATAAGTCTTCTTGCCGTAGGAAGAGAGCCGCATTTGGTTTGCCCTCTCTACTGCGTCACTATAGATATGCCGTGTAATCACTTTCTTCATATTTCTGCTTTGAGTACAGTCATCCCTCATTGGACAGAACGCACATTCTTTGGGGCTGAGTGGTATTCTCGATACGCATCGCGTGAGGTCGTTTTATAAAGCAACTCCTGACCATTCGGACATTGGTAGCTGTCTCTTTGCGCATCGTAAGTAAAGTGTTTCTTTTTGAACGTATTTTTCGTTCTAGATGGACGTCGATAACCGAACACGCCAAGAATAGCTCGACGTTCAAGTGACTCCGCCACTGGAGCAGTAAAGTAGCCCGCATCCAGTCCAACAGCTATCGGGTTCAATTGGAATGTGGCAAGCGTGTAATCTAAGCGTTGAACGTAAGGCTGTGAGTCATTGATGTTACCCGCGGTGGTGTAGGTATCGAGAATAATTCCGTGTTGACCATCAACGGTTCGATGGTCGAGATAAAAGAAGCCTTGAGGCTTATTATCACGAGTCATGAAGCCACTCTCTGGGTCAGTGGTGCTGGTTTTAGTATTCTTTGTTTTTGGCTCTGACTCCCGAGCCTTAAGTGGCTTCTTACCTGCTTTTTCTCGGTCTAAAGCGACGTCTTCATCCAGCATATCAAGATAGGTACTGGCACGAACCGCCGTGACTTTATTGGTGTGTTTATTCTTGTTGGCGTTCGCTTTGAGATGAGTACTGTCCGTAAAGAGCTCTTGACCCGCGACCAAGCCTTTCGACATGGCTTGCTCTACGATATTGATAAAAATACGTTCGAATACATCCGTGCCATTAAAGCGACGAATGCGGTTCTGGCTGAGAGTAGAAGCGTGAATGACTTTCTCTGTTAATGACATCCGCAAGAACCAACGGTAAGCGACATTCACTTCAATCTCTTTGACGAGCTGACGCTCACTTTTATGCCAAAGATGTAGCCAAGTAAGATGATTTTGAAGAGGCGGACAGGGTCAACAGGTGGGCGTCCATTATCTTTACAGTAAAGATGAGCGACTTCATCTCGAATGAATTCGAAGTCGATAGCATTATCGATTTTACGCACTAAATGGTTTTTAGGAACTAACTGTTCCATCGTCACCATTTCCAGTTCGTATTGTTGCGGAGTAGGCTCTTGAAGCATAACGGAGTGTCCATATTTCGATACCCCTATTAGATCAAAGGTCTAGCTCGAAAGCTAGACCTTTGTCAGCAGTCTGAAGCCACGCAGTGCGTGGCTTTTTTTTATTCCTTCAATGCCGTACAAAAGCTGACATCTGCCGTATAGGTGTCAGGATCAAAGTGGTGGTAATACTCAAAGCAAGGACGGTCATCCATCTCTAACTTAGCTTCAACAATATCCGCGATCAGCGCTTCCCAATACTCGCCATACTGAGCTTTTTCTGTGACTTGTTGTCGAGTAAATGCATATTTCCCGCCAGGTAGTGTTTTGATTTCGACACCTGAAGAAGCGGAAGTACCTTCAGGAACCGGGGTACAGATATCAGTGCGACAGTGATCGGGTGCGGTAATTTCTGGATTGTCGTGGTAGATGAAAATAGCAGGCTGCAACGGCAGCTGATTCATCTCTACCCATTGATAGAGTTGGCCGCAGGCTTGCTCATAGTTTTTGCCATAGGGGCCTGTGACGCGTACAAAGGCAACGTGCATTTTTTCAAATTGTTGGATTTCCATATTGATTCTCCTCTGTGGTGGTTGAGAATCAGTATGAATGAGCGACCAAGTTGGCGCGTGTTCATCCTTGCTATATAGGTGTCCAAACTTGCTATTTTTACCGAGTAGTTGATAGAACGCGGCGAGATCAGCGCAGCCGCGCATTTCACTTGGCGTCACACCAAAGTGTTTATTGAATGCCTTCGAGAAACTTTGCGAGCTTGAAAAGCCGAGTGTGAGTGCCACATCGGTGACTGAGCGTTTGTGGTAAAGCAGCCAAGCGACGGCTTGCTCCATTTTTAAGCGACGTAAGTAAGCTGCGAAGGGTTCACCAGTGACGAGTTTAAACACGCGATGAAAATGGTAGGGAGAGATATTGGCCATTGCCGCGGTGTCTTCGAGTTGCAGTGGCTCATTGAAGTGAGTTTCCAAATAACGGATAACCGGTAAGAGCTTTTGATGATAATCCGTTGTCATTTTTCCCCCTAATACAGTACTCATCGGATCCTTTCTTGCCTTTTGAGTCAGAGTGGGCAAAATAGGCGCTTCTCAAAAACGTGCTAGCATTGTGGTGTATATGCTTCTGATTATCGATAACTATGACTCGTTCACCTATAACTTGTATCAATATTTTTGTGAGTTGGGGATAGAAGTCAAAGTCGTGCGTAACGACGACGTCGATATCGCTGCGATAGAAGCGTTGTCACCGACTCATTTGGTCATCTCGCCGGGGCCTTGTACGCCAAATGAAGCGGGGATTTCTCTGCAAGCAATTCGACACTTTGCGGGCAAGCTACCTATTCTTGGGGTTTGTCTCGGTCACCAATCTATCGCTCAGGTCTATGGTGGGGAAGTCGTTCGTGCCGATCAGCCGATGCATGGCAAAACAAGCCTTATCCGCCACAACGAACACGGCTTGTTTGCTGGTTTAAACAATCCACTGCAAGTGACGCGTTATCACTCTTTGGTTGTCACTCAACTACCGGATTGCTTTGAAGTCACAGCATGGTGCCCAACAGCGAAAGGGGATGGGAAGATCATCATGGGCTTTCATCATAAACAGTTGCCTCTTCACGGTGTCCAGTTTCATCCGGAAAGTATATTGACAGAGCAAGGGCACGAGCTGTTAGCGAACTTTCTGCGAGACTAATTTCGATCTTCATCACTAATCGCAACATTTCTTCGCTGCTGATTGACTTAACACAGTGGCGAAAATTTATTCACTGCTATTCCGTATCCTTTCTGTTGTCATTTCCTCTCTGGAAAGAGTCTATTGCGTCTCAATGTCTTAATAAATGCCAATAAAAACTGCATAACTATGTCTTACTCTGCCATCGCTATGGTATGAATAGAAGAAAGAACAGCAGATTCTGCTATTGAATTGGTTAATAAATTGTTAATACTGTCAGGAAGTCGCTGCACAGTGGAAGGAGTGAGTAATATGGAACAGACAATGAGTCGATCCCTATTTGATGAGGTGATGGTGCCTTGTTATGCCCCAATGGAAATGATCCCTGTGCGCGGAGAAGGGGCAAGCGTTTGGGATCAGCAAGGGAAGCATTACATCGACTTTGCGGGGGGGATCGCCGTAAGTTGTTTAGGCCACGCTCATCCAGCCATGGTCAATGCGCTCACCGAGCAAGCCAATAAGCTTTGGCACCTCAGCAATGTCATGACGAATGAACCGGCGTTGGCGCTCGCAAAGCGACTGACAGAGATCAGTTTCGCCGAAAAGGTGTTTTTCGCCAATTCTGGGGCCGAAGCGAATGAAGCGGCATTGAAATTGGCCCGTCGCATTGCCTTTGAAAAACATGGTGCGGAAAAATCGGAAATTATCGCCTTTAGCCAAGGATTCCATGGTCGCACATTCTTTACCGTCACGGTGGGTGGTCAAGCGGCATATTCAGATGGCTTTGGCCCCAAGCCTCAAGATGTCACCCATTTGGATTACAACGACCTTGCCGCACTTGAAGCGCATATTTCTGATAAAACATGTGCCGTTATGATGGAACCGCTGCAAGGTGAAGGTGGCATCATTACGCCGAGCGATGCGTTTGTTCAAGGTGTTCGCGCACTGTGTGATAAGCACGATGCATTGCTTATTTTTGATGAAGTACAGACAGGTAACGGCCGTACTGGGCATTTTTATGCATACCAAGGCCAAGGTGTGACGCCGGATATTCTCACCACAGCAAAATCACTTGGGGGTGGCTTTCCTATTGGTGCGATGTTAACAACATCAGCGTTAGCCGCACACATGAAAGTGGGCACGCATGGTTCAACCTACGGGGGGAACCCATTAGCTTGTGCCGTCGCGAATGCAGTGATTGATGTTGTGAGCACGGATGAAGTGTTGGCGGGCGTCAAAGTCCGTGAAACTTGGTTCAGAGAAGGTCTCGGCAAGATCAACGAGAAATACCAGCTATTTAGCGAGATTCGTGGTCAAGGTTTGCTTCTTGGCGGGGCGTTGAATGATGCTTGGCAGGGGCGTGCAAGAGACATTCTTATCGCGGCAGGTCAGGAAGGGCTTCTTGTCTTGGTCGCAGGACCAAACGTTGTTCGATTCACACCTTCACTTGTTATCTCACAGCAAGAAGTGGAACAAGGTCTTGAAAGACTGGAAAGAGCAATTGCCAGCTTAGCAGTATAAATCTCCTTAACTAGCGCCCCAGCTTTGTGGGCGCTGGCTACACTAAAGGGACCTAAGCCATCTTTTCATTGGCTCTGTGAGGTCGCTTGGGTATCGCACCGCTGGCGTACAGGAGGAAGGATTGCATGCTTGTTATACGTCCTATCACCATGGCTGACTACCCTGCGTTACTCACTTGTGCTAAAGAGTCTGGCCATGGCTTTACATCCCTACCCGTGAGTGAAGAGTTACTCAAAAAGCGTATTGCTCATTCCGAGCAGAGTTTCGCGCAAGTTGTCGATCATGCGGGTGACCAAGGCTATTTGATGGTGGCTGAAGATATCTCCACAGGAGACGTTGTCGGCACTACTGCGATTGAAGCCGCGATCGGGCTCGATGTCCCTTTCTACAGCTATCATCTTTCCAAAGTCGTCCATTCATCGCCTAAGCTTGGCGTACATAATGTCGTTGAAGTGCTTGCACTGGGAAATCACTACACAGGCTGCACCGAAATTTGCACGCTCTTTCTGCGCGAACGGTGGAGGAAGGGTCTCAATGGCAAACTGATGTCAAAGTGTCGCTTTCTTATGTTGGCTGAACATCCAGAGCGTTTTTCTGAAACCGTGTTCGCCGAAATGCGTGGTGTGTCTGATCCTCAAGGAAACTCGCCATTCTGGGCGTGGCTCAAAGAGCACTTCTTTTCTATCGACTTCACCTTGGCCGATCACCTGACAGGGATCGGTAAGAAAGGCTTTATTGCCGATTTGATGCCAAAGCACCCAATTTACGTCAGCTTGCTGAGTAAAGAAGCACAGGCGGTGATCGGTCATGTCCATGACAACACGCGACCAGCCTTGAGGTTATTGGAACAGGAAGGCTTCTCTTGCCGCGGTTATGTCGACATCTTTGATGGCGGGCCAACGGTTGAATGCGAACGTCGCCACATAGAGTCTGTCCGTCACTCTTTTCAAGCGCAGGTCGAAGTGGGTGACGTTAACGCGGGTGAGCCCTTCCTCGTCTGCAATAGCCAGTTTGCTGACTTTCGTGCCACAGCCGCTGATCTGCATTATGACGAAAAGCGAGGGGTGGTTGTCATGGGCGCTGAGATTGCCGATGCGCTATTGGTAGAGGCCGGAGAGACGGTACGCCTGTTGGCAATGCACGAGTGAATCCCAGATAGATAAGGAGTCGCCATGAGTACTCATTGGATTGCGGGGGAATGGGTGAAGGGAGAGGGCGCAGCAATGCAGTCTATCAACCCCTATAGTGAAGCGCGGGTCTGGCAGGGTGATAGCGCATCTCCGGAGCAAGTGTCTCTCGCGGTTGCTGCAGCGCGTGCCGCATTTTTGCAGTGGCGTCAGACGTCTGTTGATGAACGTTATGCCTTAGTGAACCGCTTTGCGGAGCTGGTTGAAACGCACAGCGAAGAAATCGCCCGAACAATAGCGGAAGAGACGGGCAAACCGTTGTGGGAAAGCCGTACTGAAGCCGCCGCGATGAAGGGCAAAATTGCGATTTCAAAGCGCGCGTTTGAAGAGCGAACCGGGGAGCGAGCTAAATCCCTTGGTGATACCGCCGCCGTTTTACGTCACCGTCCTCTTGGTGTGTTAGCCGTGTTTGGCCCTTACAATTTCCCCGGCCACCTTCCCAATGGCCATATCGTGCCAGCACTACTGGCTGGCAATACTATTGTCTTTAAGCCGTCGGAGCTGACGCCTAAAATGGGAGAGCTTGCGATCAAACTATGGCAACAAGCTGGACTTCCTGCCGGGGTAGTGAACTTGGTGCAAGGTGATAAGTCGACAGGCCAAGCGCTAGCGAGTCATACAGGCATAGATGGACTGTTGTTCACGGGAAGCGCGCATACGGGGCATCTGTTGCATCAACAGTTTGCGGGTCAGCCAGGAAAAATGTTGGCATTGGAGATGGGAGGAAACAATCCGCTGGTTGTCTCTTCGCATTGTGGGGAAGTGGATGCGGTTGTTTACACCATCATCCAGTCAGCGTTTATCAGCGCGGGTCAGCGATGCACATGCGCTAGACGGTTATACCTACCCAACGGAGAGATAGGTGATGCGATTGTTTCGCGTCTAGTTCAAGCCACCAAAGCGATTCAAATTGGTGGGCCTTTCGATGAGCCCGCACCTTTTATGGGACCGCAAATATCATCGGTCGCCGCTGACGGTATTATGGCGGCGCAGCAACGACTTTTAGAGTTGGGTGCTGCTCCTCTGTTATCTGCTGAGCGAGGTGTGGGCGCAGTGGTTACGCCATCAATCTTGGATGTGAGCGCGATTGAGACATTACCGGACGAAGAG
Proteins encoded in this region:
- a CDS encoding Dam family site-specific DNA-(adenine-N6)-methyltransferase, with the protein product MKKHRAFLKWAGGKYSLVEDIERHLPPSRKLIEPFVGAGSVFLNTDYDQYLLADINPDLINLYNILKKEPKRFIEDAKGMFDQAHNVKSVYLGIRDEFNQTQDPYVRSLYFLYMNRHGFNGLCRYNKKGGFNVPFGSYKKPYFPEAEMEFFAEKSKRATFVCESYVETFKKARKGSVIYCDPPYAPLSTTANFTSYAGNGFSLDDQATLADCAEHAAQNKQVPVLISNHDTALTRRLYHGASLSVVKVKRTISRNGSGRNKVDELLALFQSAKDNVSQ
- the aroB gene encoding 3-dehydroquinate synthase; this encodes MERLTVSLAERSYPISIDKGLFQDSSLFEMVADRQVVVISNETVAPLYADKLIATLSPLAKQVHLLSLPDGEQYKSLATFNDIMTFLLERNLGRDVLLVALGGGVIGDVVGYAAASFHRGVDFIQVPTTLLSQVDSSVGGKTAVNHPLGKNMIGAFYQPLSVVIDTDCLQTLPAREYAAGVAEVIKYGIIADHDFFVWLEDNMDALVRQEQAALSYAIRRCCQIKADVVAEDERESGVRALLNLGHTFGHAIEAEMGYGNWLHGEAVAAGTVLAAQTAHALGMVSAELVERVRQLLLKAQLPVSKPDTMTFEAFMRHMARDKKVLAGQLRFVLPMGIGSAKVVAGVSEDILHQVIDAN
- the rpe gene encoding ribulose-phosphate 3-epimerase encodes the protein MKDFLIAPSILSADFARLGEDVEKVLAAGADVVHFDVMDNHYVPNLTFGAPICKALRDYGITAPIDVHLMVKPVDRIIPDFAKAGASMITFHVEASEHVDRTLQLIKEHGCQAGLVFNPATPLSVLDYVMDKVDLILLMSVNPGFGGQSFIPGTLDKLREVRRRIDESGRDIRLEIDGGVKVDNIREIAEAGADMFVAGSAIFNQPDYKAVIDEMRAELAKVKG
- a CDS encoding DUF2970 domain-containing protein; its protein translation is MSVLSALFGVQSEEHRERDFKQRSPLPYLLIGIAMIAFFVLGLVMIVKQVVGG
- the trpS gene encoding tryptophan--tRNA ligase, which produces MTKPIVFSGVQPSGELSIGNYLGALRQWEQMQDDYDCHYCVVDLHAITVRQDPKALHEATLDALATCLAVGVSPEKSTLFVQSHAPEHAQLGWVLNCYTQVGELNRMTQFKDKSARYANDVNAGLFDYPVLMAADILLYGTHQVPVGNDQKQHLELARDIATRFNNIYGDTFVVPEPYIPTANARVMSLQDATKKMSKSDDNRKNVITLLEDPKSIIKKINKAQTDTDTPPRIAYDVENKAGIANLMGLYSAATGLSFADIEAKYAGVEMYGPFKKDLGEALVAMLEPVQSEYKRIRADRAYMDAVMRTGAEKASARASQILEKVYAAVGFVGRP
- a CDS encoding SPOR domain-containing protein, with product MSTAVSLPVIELESQIHVLNRLQFLTRFSSNLIQVTGPQGAGKSFLAQHYLSHWAQDSHQAYLICHTQQQDAQHRAILIDQLFKGAVFNEQDTLSQSIQHLLGDSASNILIVIDDADLLSPAMIGDLWALVQDASRLKHLQVNVLLFALEGRLDNYLSKVSHGQGSTPIEVELNPLQDAEVQQFVDILIAHLRLDANQRRDIRTQLEVTPPWPGALAALQHQEADDMAKKANRTIPILAAIFVVLTLIGAGLIFYFFPASGSREPEVISVMDEDTDVDFETAIQSPPGVQEDLPSIETGPFEVPAGFESSVSAAENVANLSGAQSAESQSAEMTDSRVTDDDRMLPQEVITDGLTVGRLDERERVVVPGEVVDSIITEQEAGGDGSVAMSEQPELAAVVENILDSSVSEAAPMNDTPVVTTETATPSAEVTIREPEDTATVTTPPPSSASSRPGTELKQIAANRYALQLAAVRSQAAAQQFIQEVEMAGQASIYQTVRNGGDWYIVVTGSYPSIEAARRAEFSLPAKAQEVQPWVKSYRQIHLEIDRAN
- a CDS encoding phosphoglycolate phosphatase; protein product: MQFEGIRLIAFDLDGTLLDSVPDLAVGLDRALRAFDMPGATIEQVKTWIGNGADVLVARGMSQSLTPSDDLDPKVHAQVRARFDQEYEATGHTGSELYAGVKETLSQLHAAGYTMALVTNKPSQFVPHVLEQQGIKHFFSDIIGGDTFPVKKPDPTALNWLLDKHQLSAKEMLMVGDSKNDILAAKNAGCPVVGLTYGYNHGEPIALSEPNIVLEHFSQLRDTVKLEREYNMG